The nucleotide sequence ACTTAGAGCCTTCTGGCCATGCTGCGTGGTTGCTGTGGGCCTCCCAAGGGAGCTCCCCTAGGAATAGCAGCTCCCCTTGTGCCTGTGTTAGTCCCAGGCTTCTCAGGAGGCAGCAATGCCAGCAGGGAAGCTGCTCTGGAGTACCTGCCATTGCTGTGTGTCAGGCTCTCTGCTATGCTACGCTGACTTTTTGAATTCCTAATTTCTGCCTTCTTTGTACTTTGGCCATTTGCAGTCCAGTCAAGCATGGTCTCATTCCTGTAAACACACAGTGCTTTTgttctttggggtttgggtCTTCCTAATTCCTTGACCTCAGTGATGTTTCATGGAAAAGTGTTTGAAGGGGGACTGTGCAGTCTGTCATCTTACCTATTCCCTTCTAACAGTCTGAAACTTTATCAGCATTGACTTTGCTTGAGTATTGTCTTGCCCACAAGAGGAAACTTGCCTGACCTATGTCCTTTAGATCAGCCATTATTTTTAAGTCTCTCCCTCAATTTCTCCCTCGAATTTCTCTTAGCCTGCTCAGCTGTCCCACTGTGCTGTTCGGGGAGAAGAACTCAGAGGCATGACCTTGTCTCAGCTCAATACTTTATTAGTTTTGGcattctatgtatttttaaatataggtTTTCCTTTTATAGGTTtaagtatttctgttttaaaagcttGTTGAAAGACGTTTCTCTGTCTCCCTATCTCAGGCTCAGCAGCTGATCAGCACAAGGCTGTAGATCAGAACTGACTTCTGGCTCATTTGGACACCAGCTAGAGGAAGAAATGGTTTGAGGTGTGCTGACCAAGGAGATAACTGGGGTTGGTGTTTCTGTCAAACGTTGGTTCCAGCTGTTGCTGGAGAATCCACAGTTCTGAGAATCTGAGCAGTCCCAGCAGGTAGAAAAGAGGGGCAAGAACAGAATGAAAAGCTctcatatttcctttttttcctctctcagagCATTGTCTTTGTAATGCTGCCATTTGAAGATTGAGTACCCATCCAAAGACTGAATTTAATATGTAATGTTGATTCAAGTTGCTACTGTAAGATTGTCTAGCCATCCATCTGGTACAAAGCAATATATACTAAATCTGTCTGAAAGGACAGGCCAGCCTGAAGTAAATGTGCTCCTATCACAATGTGACAGCCTGGCCAGCCTTGACAGTGGGTTCCAAGTTTATGGTCTGTCAGCTAGTGCAAACATCCATCCATCAAATATCCCCCATTTGATATACCTAGAAGACAGAACCGTGGAGACATTAAGAAATGGGTGGCAGAGGGAAATTATCTGCTTTGATACATGCAATCTCAAGGATGAGAGAGAGCTGGGATGGTTGTACTCCCCTGGTTTCAAAATCACCAAAAACCCCACCCATGAACGTGGTTAGATCATAGAGGTCTGAGACAGCACAGAGGAGATCCTTGTCCCTTTTTTCAGCTCTACCATGCCCTCCAGCAGAGACTAGCTCAGAGTTTTTGAAATTTGGGCTGTTGCTTGTTTTAAACCACGAACGGTTTATTAAACAAGGTCTGTGTTCATGCTTGAGTGGCTTTATTAAACATGAACGTCACTCAGTAGCCAAGTGTTCCAAATGGGGTGTGTTCCTGACTTGCCGAGCATTGCCTGTCTGTCACAGCAAGGTGGCACCCTAAGGGACAGGCATGCTCAGGGCTGTACACATGCCAGTCACAAACCCAATCCTGCCTTCCTGATGCATTGTGAGGCTGTGGCTTCTCAGGTGGCATCCTCACTCCTGAGCTGAAAACCCCCACACCACAGCTCCTTAATCTTAAAGGGTGCCTGTAGTTTCTAATGCAGTTAAAGGTCCTTGTCCCAGTGTCCTCATTGAATTCTGGATTCATTCTTTATGCCCCCTCTCAGGCTCCTTGCTGGGACCCAGTACTTTACTGGTCTCAAGCTTCCCAGCCTGCAGAATCCCACGGGATGGGAGATTGTGTGGAGAAAGTGAAGAAGGGCACTTCCTTTGTGTGGACAGGGGGATCCAAGGCCAGAAGGAGGGAGCCTGTGAAAGTTAGAAAGTAGGAGAGCAAAGGATAAGTTTCAGAGGAAGAACATagctgagggaagaaaaggaatttcttTGAGCTGGGCAAATGCATCTTAAGAGATTTGAGTACCCACAGGAGTGCTGCAGAGATGGTTAGCAGTGGATTCTCTCAAGGCCTTGTCTCTTAAAAAGATGTCAAGGCTTGGTTACTGCATGGACAAGCAATCAGATGCACGGGGTACAGGTTTTGCTTCTCTCTTTCTGCTGAGTTGGCTTCACATCACAGTGTCCTCTCTGAGCACTAGAGGTGTGCAAGGATATGCAAGGAATTGCAGGGAGCAAGCGTTTGCAAGAAGAAGGAAGCTCTGCTCCCTGACCAGCTCCTCCTTCCTTGGTAAtgcagaggcaggcaggggagctgggagggggtgGTTCCTGTTAGCCAGTCAATCAATCATTTCCCTATGTTTATTATTTATCCCCCTGGCCAAACTCTCCCCTCATTCCTGCCACTCTGGGCAATGGGAATTTTTGTGGTCTCTGGGCAGCAGAGGCTGGCAGGCAGCCTGATCCCTGCTAGCCACTCACAGTCAGTCATAAGAGAGGAGAAACATCCACAAGGAGAGATGGAGTTAGAACTTTATTAGGAGAAACCTAGACACAACTGACTAAAATCTCATGTTAAGGAAAACACACAGGTCTtttcaggattaaaaaatacaaatatataaaaacttACAAACAAAAACATGGTTTCCCCCATCTGAGTGTGAATGTGTATTTAAATGTACAGGGAGCTGTACCAAAGCTGTGTATCAGGAGCAGGGATTCACTTTCAGTGGCCCTAAGAGAGGGAATGGCTCAGTCCCCTCATCAGCTGGTCCCAGGCCATTTGCTTGTGCAGTCCAGTGTTGGGAAGTTGTGGCCTGTGTCTGAAAGGGCAGTGCAGGGTAAACAACAGGGAGCAGTTTGGCTCTGTTTAGCAGATCTTTGAGGGATGTCAGCTCTGCACTGAGAAAATGTATCTTGAgtgggagctgcctgcagaCCCCACCACCAGACTCACAGGGCAGCCTCGGGCACCAGTGGTTGCTCTGAGAGGCTACAGCAGTGGAAAGACTCGGTTCATGGGTGATTTCTAGCACTGCTTGTGCTAGGGATGGAGTGGAGAGGATGGCCTGGTGGCAGAGCAGAGACTTGCTATGAGGACAAATAACTTGACCAATGCTGGATGGCAAGTTtgacagagcagggaggagctgaatGACGTGCAGGACCTGAGCAGGACTCTTTGTGCTTGCAGAGGATGCTGAAGTGTTTTGGTAGGTTGGTGAGAAGACACAGGCTGTACCTCTTCTGCAGATAAACAGAGGATGCTTTTCTCTCAAGTGGGCAGCTGGCAGCACCCTTTCAGCAGCATTCAGGTTGCTTGAAAGATGAGTTTCAAAAAGGGGAAAACCACTTTGTTTCTACATGATACTCATGAGATATCTGTTCTCACAGGAGAGTCTCTATTTCTGTTAGTGGATGTCTTGCTTAGGATTGATGACATAAGTATCTTGGGAAAATTCCCCAGTCTTCATCAACTGGTCATCTAAGTGATTTCCCTGGGGCCAGTCTGCTGTGCTGATTTAGGAATGAGGAAGGGATTCCAATGTTAGACATGAGGCAGCTGTGCACTGGGGACCACAGATGTCCTTATTTATGGGGAAGAGTTGTTATATACACTGAGTCAAAAAATTCAAGTAGGATTTATTGTGCAGGTAACCTCATATAAAATATCTGGTATCAGGTAGAGAAAGGGAGGgttagaaagaaacaaaatgaagcagatgagaaaatctttctttttgaaTGCCGACTGGTGTGTTTCTGCTCACTGCAGGTGAATGAAGCTTCAGCTCAGTATAACTGCCAAGCTGATGTTGCCAGTGTTGAATAGAGACCACGGAAGATGTAGAGGTCCAGTCAGTCTGTTGAATGCAGTGTCACAGTTGATACCCACTGGGCAGCAATCTGCTGGCCTGTGCTCTACCAGGCTAAGGGTGGGGAGTCTCTACTCCCTGTGTGTCCCACAGTGAAAATATGGCTGAAGGCTTACTATCCCGAGATTTGTGTCTCTCTTAACTGCCTGTGGCTGCCACTGCCTTGAGCTGTGAGAAGTGCTGTCTGGAAAGGATAGAGAGAGGATATTAAAAAGGGAGGTTAGGGGCGAGAGTTTGGAGTCCACTTTGCAGAAGTTCTACTGAGCGCTGGGacagctccttctcctcctcgcTGCTGGAGACAGGTCACACAGACAAATCATCCGACCTTGCCTTGCTGCTGGCACGGCTGGCCTTGCTGAACCGGCGCTTCTCATTGAAGTAGTTCTCGGGGAAGGCAGGTGCTGCACAGTCACTCGCCACCTCTGGACTCTCCACATAGCTCGACTTAAGGAAAggcccttccccagcagcatcctcctGGCCGTGGACCCTCTCGGTGGCAAAGTTGGCGGTGTTCTGCTGGGAGGCCATCTTGTTGCTGAAGGGGCTGATGAACTTCCCGTTGGGACTCGACAAGCACTGGTTAAAATCCGGCGGCGGGGTGTACATCTGTGCCCTCTCTGCCTGTGGGGCAGACTCCAGCCTGCGGGGGGCTGTGCTTGGGCTGGCTTTGTAAGACCGGGAGCACCTCTCTTTGGCTTTCTTCCAGCCCAGGTGGTACAACTCTGCCAGGCTGAGGAAGAGGGAGAGCACTGCCACAGCCAGCATGAAGACGATGAACACGTTCTTCTCCGTGGGGCGGGACACGTAGCAGTTGACGGGGTGGGGGCACGGTGCCCGCTGGCAGATGTACAGGGTCTCCAGGAAGATCCCGTACAGGACGTACTGCCCCACGATGAAGGCCACTTCCATGGCAGTTCGAATCAAAATGCTGTAGACATAGGTGTTCAGCAGGCTGCCCCTGAGTATGATTTGACCTCCTGCTTCATCCCAGCCGGACAGCTTAGTCTCCTTCTCTGCCACAGAGCACTTCTGCTGGTAGTATGTGTCACCACCATTTTTGTTCTCTCGGGCCTCTATCTCTGCctccttcatcttcctcttctcctccatGCGCACCGTGTGCATGGCATGGCCCATGTACACCAGGGACGGGGTGGAGACGAAGATGATCTGCAGGACCCAGAAGCGGACGTGGGAGATGGGGAAGGCCTTGTCGTAGCAGACGTTCTCGCAGCCGGGCTGCTGAGTGTCACACATGAAGTCAGACTGCTCGTCCCCCCAGGAGGACTCCGCCGCTGTTCCCAGCACCAGCATCCGGAAGATGAAGAGCACGGTCAGCCAGACTTTCCCCACCACTGTGGAGTGTTTGTGGACCTTCTCAAGGAAGTCTCCCAGGAAACTCCACTCCCCCATTTCTGCTCACCAGGAGGAGTGAGAAGTCTTGAGATCTGAGCGCAAGCCtctgttgggaaaaaaacagagtgGTTCTAAGGAGGTTTAGGAAATGCCCAGCTGGTAATGAAGTGAaatgggttttttgttttgtgtcagaggaaatgttttcatttgacCTGAAACGAATGAGGTCTGGTTTGCTGAAAACTTTGTTTCGCATCTGCTGGAAACCTTGTGttgtatttgggattttttttttctttttaaaaaagaaaactgcaacAAAAAAAGTGATCTTTTGATGACATGACTCATCTGCAGCCTGCTAAATGAGTTCCCAAAACCTTTAGGGTGAGCCAGATTTATTTTTGATTAAGAAAGTCCTTTCACTGTGATCTGCATATTGCATCCTCTGTGGACTGGGTAGTCAAAGCAGCATTCATCTTTCTGTAGACTGCACTCTGGAAAATCCTTAGTGGGCTGATCCCCTGGGAGATAAGACTGGAATCTATAGCCTGGCCTGAGCAGTGGCACTGTCAGATGTTGCCTTTGTGTAATACCTGCACCAACACCTGGAATGTGAAGTGCTCACAGCTCTGGGCTTCCTTTATGAGTTCAGTGTAACCACTCAAGTGCAGAGAAAACCTTTCTGTTGTCCACCTGCTCCCCCCATCTGTaggttttgctttggttttgcagTGTTGCCAGCTACAAGCATTTTATTTACAAGCTGCAAATGTTTAGGGGAGTGTGAAGACTTTGGTGGGCTGTGCCAGTCCTGGAAACCTAATCTGCTGCCACCCTGTCTTGCCTCTCTGAGTGGGAATTGCTGTAAAATCTAAATTGTTTGTCTtgctccttctgcttttcttaaatTCTGAGGAAAATTTCACAGTTCAAATGaaacagacaaagaaaaagCCTCATTTGAAGTGCCTCGCAAGGACCAGCAACTCCTGGGAAAGTGCTGTTGGTAGGTGGTCTGATGTCAGGAAAGGTTTGCTGGACTGGGAGTAAGATTGCAAAGTGGAGATGCAGGAGAGCGtgcttcagttttgtttctgacTCTGACTGACTGTTTCTGGCCAAATCACTTAACCTGATGGATAAAAAGAGAGCAGTGGGTTTATTCCATCTTTTGTGGGGCTCTGTGGGAGTGCTTGAGCAATCATTTGTTCCAGTTATGCTCACCATACTTACATTCCCAGGGCACTGCAAAGCTCTCCCTGGTGAGAGTTAAGGGCTAGGTGGTATAAAGTGTGCACTATTACCTTGGAGCTAATGTCCTCCCACAGTCCTTCTTTTggaaaatagcattttaataagtaaatgcaaaaataatcatcataatgaaatattaaaaggaCTAGTCAAGGTAAATCCCAAAGCCAGATTGTTAACTCTCCTTTATTGTTCCTTGTCCTGTC is from Cinclus cinclus chromosome 2, bCinCin1.1, whole genome shotgun sequence and encodes:
- the GJA5 gene encoding gap junction alpha-5 protein, whose amino-acid sequence is MGEWSFLGDFLEKVHKHSTVVGKVWLTVLFIFRMLVLGTAAESSWGDEQSDFMCDTQQPGCENVCYDKAFPISHVRFWVLQIIFVSTPSLVYMGHAMHTVRMEEKRKMKEAEIEARENKNGGDTYYQQKCSVAEKETKLSGWDEAGGQIILRGSLLNTYVYSILIRTAMEVAFIVGQYVLYGIFLETLYICQRAPCPHPVNCYVSRPTEKNVFIVFMLAVAVLSLFLSLAELYHLGWKKAKERCSRSYKASPSTAPRRLESAPQAERAQMYTPPPDFNQCLSSPNGKFISPFSNKMASQQNTANFATERVHGQEDAAGEGPFLKSSYVESPEVASDCAAPAFPENYFNEKRRFSKASRASSKARSDDLSV